A genomic stretch from Ovis canadensis isolate MfBH-ARS-UI-01 breed Bighorn chromosome 5, ARS-UI_OviCan_v2, whole genome shotgun sequence includes:
- the PTTG1 gene encoding securin isoform X2, translated as MATLIYVDKENGEPGIHVAPKDGLKLGSVPFKALDGRSQVSTPRVGKMFDAPPALPKTARKALGTVNRATEKSVKTDGPLKQKQKTFSTKKITEKTVKAKTSVPASDDTYPEIEKFFPFNPLDFESFDLPEEHQIAHLPLNGVPLMILDEERELEQLLHVGPPSPLKMPPLLWESNLLPSPSSILSTLDVELPPVCCDLDI; from the exons ATGGCTACTCTGATCTATGTTGATAAGGAAAATGGAGAACCAGGCATCCATGTGGCTCCTAAGGACGGGCTGAAGCTGGGGTCTGTGCCTT TCAAAGCTTTGGATGGGAGATCTCAGGTTTCAACACCACGTGTTGGCAAAATGTTTGATGCTCCACCAGCTTTACCAAAAACTGCGAGAAAGGCTTTGGGAACTGTCAACAGAGCTACAGAAAAATCAGTTAAGACGGATGGACCGctcaaacagaaacagaaaactttCTCTACCAAAAAG ATTACTGAGAAGACTGTTAAAGCAAAAACTTCGGTTCCTGCCTCAGATGACACCTatccagaaatagaaaaattctttCCCTTCAATCCATTAG ATTTTGAGAGTTTTGACCTGCCTGAGGAGCACCAGATCGCCCACCTCCCCTTGAATGGAGTGCCTCTCATGATCCTTGATGAGGAGAGGGAGCTTGAGCAGCTGTTACACGTGGGCCCCCCTTCGCCTCTGAAGATGCCTCCTCTGCTGTGGGAGTCTA ATCTGTTGCCATCTCCCTCAAGCATTCTGTCGACTCTGGATGTTGAATTGCCACCTGTTTGCTGTGACTTAGATATTTAA
- the PTTG1 gene encoding securin isoform X1: protein MATLIYVDKENGEPGIHVAPKDGLKLGSVPSVKALDGRSQVSTPRVGKMFDAPPALPKTARKALGTVNRATEKSVKTDGPLKQKQKTFSTKKITEKTVKAKTSVPASDDTYPEIEKFFPFNPLDFESFDLPEEHQIAHLPLNGVPLMILDEERELEQLLHVGPPSPLKMPPLLWESNLLPSPSSILSTLDVELPPVCCDLDI, encoded by the exons ATGGCTACTCTGATCTATGTTGATAAGGAAAATGGAGAACCAGGCATCCATGTGGCTCCTAAGGACGGGCTGAAGCTGGGGTCTGTGCCTT CAGTCAAAGCTTTGGATGGGAGATCTCAGGTTTCAACACCACGTGTTGGCAAAATGTTTGATGCTCCACCAGCTTTACCAAAAACTGCGAGAAAGGCTTTGGGAACTGTCAACAGAGCTACAGAAAAATCAGTTAAGACGGATGGACCGctcaaacagaaacagaaaactttCTCTACCAAAAAG ATTACTGAGAAGACTGTTAAAGCAAAAACTTCGGTTCCTGCCTCAGATGACACCTatccagaaatagaaaaattctttCCCTTCAATCCATTAG ATTTTGAGAGTTTTGACCTGCCTGAGGAGCACCAGATCGCCCACCTCCCCTTGAATGGAGTGCCTCTCATGATCCTTGATGAGGAGAGGGAGCTTGAGCAGCTGTTACACGTGGGCCCCCCTTCGCCTCTGAAGATGCCTCCTCTGCTGTGGGAGTCTA ATCTGTTGCCATCTCCCTCAAGCATTCTGTCGACTCTGGATGTTGAATTGCCACCTGTTTGCTGTGACTTAGATATTTAA